A DNA window from Zingiber officinale cultivar Zhangliang chromosome 3A, Zo_v1.1, whole genome shotgun sequence contains the following coding sequences:
- the LOC122052280 gene encoding uncharacterized protein LOC122052280 translates to MSDVYKKAKAGRLVFKGGDVAGAEKKKRKKKKRALGDAEEDPSAAISADGGEAAEVAASSVGDVYTIDAAKKMKYEELFPVETKKFGYDPANKSRTSARTVEEALDDRVKKKADRYCK, encoded by the coding sequence ATGTCGGACGTGTACAAGAAGGCGAAGGCCGGGCGGCTCGTCTTCAAGGGCGGCGACGTCGCTGGTGCCGAGAAGAAGaagcgaaagaagaagaagagagcgttGGGTGACGCTGAGGAGGACCCTTCCGCAGCAATCTCCGCTGATGGGGGTGAGGCGGCGGAAGTAGCGGCGTCGTCTGTGGGAGATGTCTACACGATCGACGCGGCTAAGAAGATGAAGTACGAGGAGCTATTCCCGGTGGAGACAAAGAAGTTCGGTTACGATCCAGCCAACAAGTCCCGGACGTCCGCCCGCACGGTGGAGGAGGCTCTCGACGACAGGGTCAAGAAGAAGGCAGACCGTTATTGCAAGTGA